Proteins encoded in a region of the Anoxybacillus amylolyticus genome:
- a CDS encoding HAMP domain-containing sensor histidine kinase, which produces MIKKLPIKWKLTIWSSVLLSVLFISYNLLQYIVIEKWSVSYEQQNMQHQLTEIKAFLEEKSIQTSSQLRRYQSYFATINEKNQLFRILDKKGKPILTVSRAVPSSWVKPKNTTSPQYEIVHHGEERLLILRSPLTIFPGTIEIVRNMETFDHFRDTIFLVMIATGAGAIILSLLGGTIIAKQLLVNVQAMTNTVQKIKTNGLNERVPINDTNDELAQLGKLFNDLMDDLEQAFLQQKQFVEDASHELRTPLTIIKGHLTMLNRWGKHDPDVLNKSLQSSLKEVERLIHLVNELLQLSRAEAETVEAAEAVDVCAVLDSVVRNFSSVYEDYTFRQICRERVHIPITVLHLEQIFIILLDNAVKYSRESRKEIHLFVYAENGKANIVIQDFGIGIPQEDIPYVFHRFYRVDKARSRKQGGNGLGLSIAKRLVEKYEGTISIESKEGEGTKVVVIFPIKEKQR; this is translated from the coding sequence ATGATAAAAAAACTTCCGATTAAGTGGAAATTGACGATTTGGTCTTCCGTATTGTTAAGCGTATTGTTTATTTCTTACAATTTGTTACAGTATATCGTAATTGAAAAGTGGAGCGTCAGCTACGAACAACAAAACATGCAGCACCAACTAACGGAAATTAAAGCGTTTTTAGAAGAGAAATCCATTCAAACCTCTTCACAATTGCGACGATATCAATCGTATTTTGCGACGATTAATGAGAAAAACCAACTTTTTCGAATATTAGACAAAAAAGGAAAACCGATCTTGACGGTTTCTCGTGCTGTTCCAAGCAGCTGGGTGAAGCCGAAGAACACCACATCGCCACAATATGAAATCGTTCACCATGGGGAAGAGCGATTACTTATTTTACGTTCTCCGTTGACTATTTTCCCCGGTACGATCGAAATTGTTCGCAATATGGAAACGTTTGATCATTTTCGCGATACTATTTTTCTTGTCATGATTGCAACGGGGGCAGGTGCCATTATTTTAAGTCTTTTGGGAGGCACGATTATTGCCAAACAACTTCTTGTGAACGTGCAGGCGATGACGAATACGGTGCAAAAAATCAAAACAAACGGATTGAATGAACGGGTGCCCATCAATGATACGAATGACGAACTGGCACAGCTCGGCAAGCTTTTTAATGACTTAATGGACGACCTAGAACAAGCGTTTTTACAGCAAAAACAGTTTGTCGAAGATGCCTCCCATGAATTACGGACGCCGTTAACGATTATTAAAGGGCATTTGACGATGTTAAACCGCTGGGGGAAACATGACCCAGATGTATTAAATAAATCGCTGCAGTCGAGTTTAAAAGAAGTGGAGCGGCTGATTCATTTAGTGAATGAATTGTTGCAGTTATCGCGTGCGGAAGCGGAAACAGTAGAGGCGGCAGAAGCAGTAGACGTATGCGCCGTGCTAGACTCGGTCGTCCGCAATTTTTCGAGTGTGTATGAAGACTATACGTTTCGGCAAATCTGCAGAGAACGTGTGCATATTCCCATTACCGTCTTGCATCTTGAGCAAATTTTTATTATTTTGTTGGACAATGCGGTGAAATACAGCCGAGAGTCTCGGAAAGAAATCCACCTTTTTGTCTATGCGGAAAATGGGAAAGCGAACATCGTGATCCAAGATTTTGGCATCGGAATCCCGCAAGAAGACATTCCTTACGTTTTTCATCGATTTTACCGAGTAGACAAGGCGCGCAGCCGAAAACAAGGCGGCAACGGACTCGGACTTTCCATCGCCAAGCGCCTCGTGGAAAAATATGAAGGAACGATTTCGATTGAAAGCAAAGAAGGCGAAGGGACAAAAGTGGTTGTGATATTTCCTATAAAAGAGAAACAAAGGTGA
- a CDS encoding response regulator transcription factor: MYQILIIEDEEGLTEFLELELHYEGYKVDIAHDGRSGLDLAVKHDYDVILLDLMLPGLNGMEVCRRLRNEKETPIIMLTARDSVMDRVMGLDSGADDYVVKPFAIEELLARIRVILRREEKRETKPHLLTFKDLELDIESRVLKRGKELIELTNKEFELLLMFMRNINRVLTREMLLDQVWGYDYAVETNVVDVYVRYLRNKLNAEDKEQYIQTVRGVGYVMRE, from the coding sequence ATGTATCAAATTTTAATTATTGAAGACGAAGAAGGGTTGACGGAATTTTTAGAGCTTGAGCTCCACTATGAAGGATATAAAGTGGACATAGCACATGACGGGAGAAGCGGGCTTGATTTAGCCGTAAAACACGATTACGACGTCATCTTGCTTGACTTGATGTTGCCGGGGTTAAATGGAATGGAAGTATGTCGTCGCCTGCGGAATGAGAAAGAGACGCCGATTATTATGTTAACCGCAAGAGATAGCGTCATGGATCGCGTCATGGGATTAGATAGCGGAGCAGACGACTATGTCGTTAAACCGTTTGCGATTGAAGAGTTGTTGGCACGAATTCGCGTCATTTTGCGCCGTGAAGAAAAAAGGGAAACAAAGCCGCACCTTTTGACGTTTAAAGATTTGGAGTTGGACATTGAGTCACGTGTACTCAAACGCGGGAAAGAGCTTATTGAGTTAACCAATAAAGAATTTGAGCTCCTTTTAATGTTTATGAGAAATATTAACCGCGTACTGACGCGTGAGATGTTATTAGATCAAGTATGGGGCTATGATTATGCTGTAGAAACGAACGTGGTCGATGTGTATGTCCGCTATTTGCGCAATAAACTAAACGCAGAAGATAAAGAACAATATATCCAGACAGTTCGGGGAGTTGGATATGTGATGCGGGAATGA
- a CDS encoding putative bifunctional diguanylate cyclase/phosphodiesterase, with amino-acid sequence MGKWRCAIFISVYIAAYYGTIFFVDDATMEVWVSSFFSIFGSAVSLSWLLTAYFRMQKTERRFWGILSLSIFSYLIAEIVYRYDELLKHMEPPFPSWSDVFYMANTVLYCAALIHIILRERKPFDIQKALLDALIVITVCATFSWIYLIQPLITPHMSFLYLFVLISYPLLDLVVAFLLLVLLFSVYSSARTILWLNLFGISLFVVADTIYLVQMLRFDYVPHTWLDPLWIASVLITGLSGVYASEATLPFSYGNERSVSRVKTFFPYISLFPLFCLFFFYESRRGAAEIGFMMAIVLVVVRQVVTLLENERLVRNLQWLNSELEQKVTERTKELQQKNDELFYAANHDFLTGLPNRRSFVRTLEQAIIHANQQSHLLAVIFIDVDRFKQINDYFGHRVGDELLVKISERLKQSLRSADVIARQGGDEFIALIAPIQDLAELRLIVPQLLDIANDPIAVAHTDIRISLSVGVAVYPYDGETAEMLMKNADIAMYRAKEQGKNQAQFFDGKMEQTVCQKTMIETALYQAIEKRELKLFYQPQFDLVTGDMIGMEALIRWVHPEMGIVSPGVFIPVAEETGQIIVLGEWVIEEACRQIKQWNEQSGRSLQMSINISPKQFLQENLVNYITSVLKETNLPAELLDLEITEGVAVFNEKYTIEKLKRLKQIGVHISIDDFGTGYSSLSYLRKFPIDRLKIAKPFIDGITEVEEDAAIVASIIVLGKSLKLRVIAEGVETNEQLRILRSLRCDEIQGYVLGKPLPKEEFEKVYLF; translated from the coding sequence ATGGGGAAGTGGAGATGTGCCATATTCATTAGTGTTTATATTGCTGCTTATTATGGAACAATTTTTTTTGTAGATGACGCAACGATGGAAGTGTGGGTGAGCAGTTTTTTTTCCATATTTGGATCAGCGGTTTCGTTGAGTTGGCTGTTAACCGCTTACTTTCGGATGCAGAAAACTGAACGTCGATTTTGGGGCATTTTATCTTTAAGTATATTTTCATATTTAATAGCGGAAATCGTGTATCGGTATGATGAACTGTTAAAGCATATGGAACCACCATTTCCTAGTTGGTCGGACGTATTTTACATGGCGAATACAGTCCTGTACTGCGCAGCGTTAATCCACATTATCCTACGAGAAAGGAAACCGTTCGACATCCAGAAAGCGCTGCTAGACGCGTTAATTGTCATTACTGTTTGTGCCACATTCAGTTGGATTTACTTGATTCAACCGCTCATCACTCCTCACATGTCCTTTTTATACCTATTCGTTTTGATCAGTTACCCATTGCTTGATTTAGTTGTTGCTTTTTTATTGCTCGTGCTTTTATTTTCCGTCTATTCTTCTGCGCGAACGATATTATGGCTAAATTTGTTCGGAATATCGCTTTTTGTCGTGGCAGATACCATTTATCTTGTACAAATGCTTCGGTTCGATTATGTACCACATACGTGGTTAGACCCGTTATGGATTGCTAGTGTGTTAATCACAGGTCTTTCCGGAGTATACGCATCCGAAGCGACACTTCCATTTAGCTATGGAAATGAACGATCGGTGTCGCGGGTGAAAACATTTTTTCCATATATTAGTTTATTTCCGTTATTTTGCTTGTTTTTTTTCTATGAAAGTAGACGCGGAGCAGCAGAAATCGGGTTTATGATGGCGATTGTTTTAGTTGTTGTAAGGCAAGTCGTGACATTATTAGAAAATGAGCGGTTAGTACGTAATTTGCAATGGTTAAATAGCGAACTCGAACAAAAAGTAACCGAACGGACGAAAGAGCTGCAGCAAAAGAATGACGAGTTGTTTTATGCAGCAAACCACGATTTTTTAACAGGTCTTCCAAACCGGCGTTCGTTTGTTCGAACGCTAGAGCAGGCGATTATACATGCCAACCAACAGTCACATTTGCTGGCCGTTATTTTTATTGATGTGGATCGATTCAAGCAAATTAACGATTATTTTGGCCATCGAGTAGGCGATGAACTGCTTGTAAAAATAAGCGAACGGCTCAAACAATCGCTGCGCTCAGCGGATGTTATCGCACGCCAAGGAGGGGACGAATTCATCGCGCTTATTGCACCGATACAGGATTTAGCAGAGCTCCGCTTGATCGTCCCACAACTATTAGACATTGCGAATGACCCGATCGCAGTTGCCCATACGGATATTCGCATTTCGTTAAGTGTTGGTGTCGCTGTTTACCCGTATGACGGAGAAACAGCGGAAATGTTGATGAAAAACGCGGACATTGCTATGTATCGCGCAAAAGAACAAGGGAAAAATCAAGCCCAGTTTTTTGATGGAAAAATGGAACAAACGGTATGCCAAAAAACAATGATTGAAACAGCCCTCTATCAGGCTATTGAAAAGAGGGAGCTAAAACTGTTTTATCAACCACAATTTGACCTCGTAACTGGCGACATGATTGGGATGGAGGCGTTGATTCGTTGGGTTCATCCGGAAATGGGGATTGTTTCCCCAGGAGTATTTATTCCAGTCGCCGAAGAAACAGGGCAAATTATTGTACTTGGGGAATGGGTGATTGAAGAAGCGTGTCGACAAATCAAGCAATGGAATGAGCAAAGCGGCCGTTCGCTGCAAATGAGCATTAATATCTCTCCAAAACAATTTCTACAAGAAAATCTTGTGAATTACATCACGTCTGTTTTAAAGGAAACAAACCTTCCTGCGGAGCTGCTGGATTTAGAAATTACAGAAGGAGTGGCTGTGTTTAACGAGAAATATACGATTGAAAAATTAAAACGATTGAAGCAAATAGGTGTCCATATTTCCATTGATGATTTTGGCACGGGCTATTCCTCGCTAAGTTATTTACGTAAATTTCCAATAGATAGACTAAAAATTGCCAAACCATTTATCGACGGTATTACGGAAGTAGAAGAAGACGCGGCGATTGTTGCTTCCATTATTGTGTTAGGGAAAAGCCTGAAGTTGCGTGTCATCGCCGAAGGGGTCGAAACGAACGAGCAACTACGCATTCTTCGTTCACTTCGCTGTGATGAAATTCAAGGATATGTGCTAGGTAAACCGTTGCCAAAGGAAGAGTTTGAAAAAGTGTATTTATTTTGA
- a CDS encoding Hsp20/alpha crystallin family protein, translating to MPLVPYDPFHHLETVRRDFNRFFTTDFPSLFRADEMMPRIDMHETEREYIVSCDLPGLERKEDVQIDVHNNVLTISGTIQRNEAIKEEHVHRRERFFGRFQRSIPLPANASAEQIHATYKNGVLDIHIPKIASDQRKKVDIQFH from the coding sequence ATGCCTTTAGTTCCTTATGATCCATTTCACCATTTAGAAACGGTACGGCGTGATTTCAACCGCTTTTTCACGACTGATTTTCCATCACTTTTTCGCGCAGATGAGATGATGCCACGCATCGATATGCACGAAACCGAGCGCGAGTATATCGTCTCATGCGATCTACCTGGTCTTGAGCGGAAAGAAGACGTACAAATTGACGTGCACAACAACGTGTTGACCATTAGTGGGACGATTCAACGAAACGAAGCGATAAAAGAAGAGCACGTCCATCGCCGCGAACGTTTCTTTGGTCGCTTCCAACGGTCAATTCCACTGCCGGCGAACGCTTCTGCCGAGCAAATTCACGCCACCTACAAAAACGGCGTACTCGACATTCACATTCCAAAAATCGCATCCGACCAGCGGAAAAAGGTCGATATTCAGTTTCATTGA
- a CDS encoding LacI family DNA-binding transcriptional regulator produces MATLKEIAEKVGVSVATVSRVLNYDPTLSVSDETRKKIFEVAQELNYKTLRERNQHTTKERLRFGLVHWYSELQELGDPYYMAIRLGVEKECFDRQIELVKLFKQGDSYQSEWLTGLDGIIAVGKFGPKDMEVFTASTEHIVFVDCSPDEMRFDSVVIDFRQSMIRVLDYLLSLGHETIGYIGGREYVDGETLIRDERETTFYEYLYVKGLYEPNYVWTGRFIAEEGYRLMKEALTKDYPTAFFVASDSMAIGALRALHEAGIRVPEDVSLVGFNDIPTAEFVQPPLTTVKVYTEFMGETAVELLVERLTTKRHLSKKVVIPTQFIVRESSGPCKNR; encoded by the coding sequence ATGGCAACATTAAAAGAAATCGCGGAGAAAGTAGGGGTGTCGGTGGCAACGGTGTCGCGCGTGTTGAACTATGACCCGACGCTATCTGTCTCCGATGAAACGCGGAAAAAAATTTTTGAAGTCGCGCAAGAACTGAACTATAAAACGTTGCGCGAGCGCAACCAACATACAACGAAAGAGCGGTTAAGGTTTGGATTGGTGCATTGGTATTCGGAGCTGCAAGAATTAGGCGACCCGTATTACATGGCGATTCGGCTTGGGGTCGAGAAGGAATGCTTTGACCGTCAAATCGAACTTGTCAAATTGTTCAAACAAGGCGACTCTTACCAGTCGGAATGGTTGACAGGACTAGACGGCATTATCGCGGTCGGGAAGTTCGGTCCGAAAGATATGGAGGTGTTTACCGCAAGTACGGAACACATCGTTTTTGTTGATTGTTCTCCAGACGAAATGAGGTTTGATTCGGTCGTGATCGATTTTCGCCAGTCGATGATTCGGGTGTTGGATTATTTGCTTTCGCTTGGGCATGAAACAATCGGCTACATTGGCGGGAGAGAATATGTGGATGGGGAGACGCTTATTCGCGACGAGCGGGAAACGACGTTTTATGAATATTTATATGTGAAAGGGCTGTACGAACCAAATTACGTGTGGACGGGACGGTTTATTGCCGAAGAGGGCTATCGCCTGATGAAAGAAGCGTTAACAAAGGACTATCCAACCGCCTTTTTTGTCGCGAGCGACTCCATGGCAATTGGCGCATTGCGGGCGCTTCATGAAGCAGGGATTCGCGTGCCAGAAGATGTTTCGCTTGTCGGGTTTAACGACATTCCGACAGCGGAATTTGTCCAGCCGCCATTAACGACGGTGAAAGTGTATACGGAATTTATGGGCGAAACGGCGGTCGAATTGTTAGTGGAAAGGTTGACGACAAAGCGCCATCTGTCCAAAAAAGTCGTCATCCCAACTCAATTCATCGTCCGCGAAAGTAGCGGTCCATGCAAAAACAGGTGA